One Fusobacterium nucleatum genomic window carries:
- a CDS encoding glutamine synthetase III encodes MNNLLDNFGTNCFSEKNLKNRVPDYVVKKFLEIKNGKTELTLEIADIIANAIKMWALEKGATHYTHWFQPLTELTAEKHESFISINSDGTSMAKFSGKDLMKGESDTSSFPNGGLRSTFEARGYTAWDISSPMFLKGEEGSKTLYIPTAFIAYNGEALDKKVPLLRSINSIKEQALKIQKLLGDNETENINVTLGVEQEYFLVDKQFFYKRQDLVLSGKTVFGCLPPKGQQMNDHYYGTIKERIESFMAELDNELWKVGVMSKTKHNEVAPNQFEIALMFSTANVSVDQNQITMDMIKKVANRHNMVALLHEKPFQGVNGSGKHCNWSLSTDKGVNLYDPETLTENNLSFLVYLLAMIEGVDRYASALRATTATPGNDYRLGGHEAPPAIISIFLGEQLEDILENIESVNFNNNSSSHPSEITVDKNISRIPKDISDRNRTSPMAFTGNKFEFRMPGSSASPATPIFVLNTIVADILKEYGEYLEKELKNKSVKEVIIALVKDRYNKHKRIIFNGNGYEQKWVDEAKKRGLSNLKDTVEGLPALIEEDIIQLFERNSVLSRSESLSRFHVYVERYNKQCNLEVSTGIKIVRNQVYPFIIKYISNLSKSIHRSRKIFPDEDLFKYDIDILKEIILLKNDMLIFTDKLEENLASAIKIEDLYQRARFYANELKPTLEKLREKVDKLEEKIATDAWPIPSYYDLLFNL; translated from the coding sequence TAAAAATGTGGGCATTGGAAAAAGGAGCAACACATTACACACATTGGTTTCAACCTTTAACTGAATTGACAGCTGAAAAACATGAATCTTTTATATCTATTAATTCAGATGGAACTAGTATGGCAAAATTTTCAGGAAAAGATTTAATGAAAGGAGAATCTGATACTTCTTCATTTCCAAATGGAGGTTTAAGATCAACTTTTGAAGCAAGAGGTTATACTGCTTGGGACATAAGTTCACCTATGTTTTTAAAGGGAGAAGAGGGATCTAAAACATTATACATTCCAACAGCTTTCATAGCATATAATGGAGAAGCTTTAGATAAAAAGGTTCCTTTACTTCGTTCTATAAATTCTATAAAAGAACAAGCTTTGAAAATTCAAAAATTATTAGGGGATAATGAAACTGAAAATATAAATGTAACTCTTGGTGTGGAACAAGAATACTTTTTAGTTGATAAACAATTTTTTTATAAAAGACAAGATTTAGTTTTATCTGGAAAAACTGTTTTTGGTTGTTTACCACCAAAAGGTCAACAAATGAATGATCATTATTATGGAACAATAAAAGAAAGAATAGAAAGCTTTATGGCTGAACTTGATAATGAGCTTTGGAAAGTTGGAGTTATGTCAAAGACAAAACATAATGAAGTTGCTCCAAATCAATTTGAAATTGCATTGATGTTCAGTACTGCAAATGTTTCTGTTGACCAAAATCAAATTACTATGGATATGATTAAAAAAGTTGCTAATAGACATAATATGGTTGCACTTTTGCATGAAAAACCATTTCAAGGTGTAAATGGTTCAGGTAAACATTGTAATTGGTCATTATCCACAGATAAGGGAGTAAACTTGTATGATCCAGAAACACTTACAGAAAATAATTTAAGTTTTTTAGTTTATTTACTTGCTATGATAGAAGGTGTGGATAGATATGCCTCTGCACTTAGAGCTACAACAGCTACTCCAGGAAATGATTATAGATTAGGAGGGCATGAAGCACCACCAGCAATTATTTCTATATTTTTAGGAGAGCAATTAGAAGATATTTTAGAAAATATTGAAAGTGTAAATTTTAATAATAATTCAAGTTCACATCCAAGTGAGATAACAGTAGATAAAAATATTTCAAGAATTCCTAAAGATATTTCTGATAGGAATAGAACTTCTCCTATGGCTTTTACTGGAAATAAATTTGAATTTAGAATGCCAGGTTCTAGTGCCTCACCAGCAACACCAATATTTGTTCTAAATACAATAGTTGCTGATATATTGAAAGAATATGGTGAATATTTAGAAAAAGAATTGAAAAATAAGTCTGTTAAAGAAGTTATTATTGCTCTTGTAAAAGATAGATATAATAAACATAAGAGAATTATATTTAATGGTAATGGATATGAACAAAAATGGGTAGATGAAGCTAAAAAGAGAGGACTTTCTAATTTGAAAGACACCGTTGAAGGGCTACCTGCTTTAATAGAAGAAGATATAATTCAACTATTTGAAAGAAATTCTGTACTATCAAGAAGTGAATCACTTTCAAGATTTCATGTCTATGTAGAAAGATATAATAAACAATGTAATCTTGAGGTTTCAACTGGAATTAAAATTGTAAGAAATCAAGTTTATCCATTTATAATAAAATATATTTCTAATCTTTCAAAGTCTATACATCGTTCAAGAAAAATTTTTCCAGATGAAGATTTATTTAAGTATGATATAGATATTTTAAAAGAAATAATTTTATTAAAAAATGATATGTTAATATTTACTGATAAATTAGAAGAAAATTTAGCAAGTGCTATAAAAATTGAAGATTTATATCAAAGAGCTAGATTTTATGCTAATGAACTTAAACCAACATTAGAAAAACTTAGAGAAAAAGTAGATAAATTAGAAGAAAAAATTGCTACTGATGCTTGGCCTATTCCAAGTTACTATGATTTGTTATTTAATTTATAA
- a CDS encoding alanyl-tRNA editing protein produces MENIKINIKKISDKTYEILNSPFYVDGKGGQLGDRGTIFDANIIEVRENLVILDKNLEDGEYTYFIDEKRREDIRQQHTAQHIFSAEAYNNFGLNTVGFRMAEEYTTVDLDQKDISKEVIDKLEELVNNDIKTDIIIEEEIYTNEEAHKIENLRKAIKDKIKGDVRFIKIGDIDICACAGFHVSRTSEIEIFKLIYHENIKGNYTRFYFLAGERAKADYNKKHDIIKKLTNIFSCKDDEILEMLDKSLTEKAKITAELKSLSMKYAELMVKDFENSFIEYKEHKILIYNEDENLANILAKFVDLDKFLLLSGYDKNFSLNSNIYDCKAIILNITKSFPTIKGGGGKNKGNIKLDKAYSRDELIELIKKGIDEQ; encoded by the coding sequence ATGGAAAATATAAAAATAAATATAAAAAAAATTTCTGATAAGACTTATGAAATTTTAAATTCTCCTTTCTATGTTGATGGCAAAGGTGGACAGTTAGGAGATAGAGGAACAATTTTTGATGCAAATATTATTGAAGTAAGAGAAAATTTAGTTATCTTGGATAAAAATTTAGAAGATGGAGAATATACATATTTTATTGATGAGAAAAGAAGAGAAGATATAAGACAACAACATACAGCACAGCATATTTTTTCAGCTGAGGCTTACAATAATTTTGGATTAAATACTGTTGGTTTTAGAATGGCTGAAGAATATACAACTGTTGACTTAGATCAAAAAGATATTTCAAAAGAGGTTATAGATAAGTTAGAAGAACTAGTTAATAATGATATAAAGACAGATATTATTATTGAAGAAGAAATTTATACGAATGAAGAAGCACATAAAATTGAGAATCTTAGAAAAGCTATTAAAGATAAAATAAAAGGTGATGTAAGATTTATAAAAATTGGGGATATTGATATTTGTGCTTGTGCAGGCTTTCATGTTTCAAGAACTTCTGAAATAGAAATTTTTAAACTTATATATCATGAAAATATTAAGGGAAACTATACAAGATTTTATTTTTTAGCAGGTGAAAGAGCTAAGGCTGATTATAATAAAAAGCATGATATAATTAAAAAATTGACCAATATATTTTCTTGTAAAGATGATGAAATCTTAGAGATGCTTGATAAATCTTTAACAGAAAAGGCTAAGATAACAGCAGAATTAAAATCTTTAAGTATGAAATATGCAGAACTTATGGTAAAAGATTTTGAAAATTCTTTTATTGAATATAAGGAACATAAGATTTTAATATATAATGAAGATGAAAACTTAGCAAATATCTTGGCTAAGTTTGTGGATTTAGATAAATTTTTATTGTTAAGTGGCTATGATAAAAACTTTTCTCTAAATTCAAATATTTATGATTGTAAGGCAATAATTTTAAATATTACAAAGTCTTTTCCTACCATAAAAGGTGGAGGAGGAAAAAATAAAGGAAATATAAAGCTTGATAAAGCATATAGTAGAGATGAACTTATAGAACTAATAAAAAAAGGAATTGATGAACAGTAA
- the rlmN gene encoding 23S rRNA (adenine(2503)-C(2))-methyltransferase RlmN produces the protein MNNEKINILNLTQEELTELLISLGLKKFYGKEVFIWLHKKIARSFDEMTNLSLKDREILKEKTYIPFFNLLKYQVSKIDKTEKFLFELEDGGTIETVLLRHKDSKNKEIRNTLCVSSQVGCPVKCSFCATGQSGYMRNLSVSEILNQVYTVERRLRKKGENLNNLVFMGMGEPLLNIDNLAKSLSIISNENGVNISKRKITISTSGVVSGIEKILLDKIPIELAVSLHSAINEKRDKIIPINKNFPLEDLSAVLVEYQKQTKRRVTFEYILIDNFNISETDANALADFIHQFDHVVNLIPYNEVEGVEHTRPSVKKIDKFYNYLKNVRKVNVTLRQEKGSDIDGACGQLRQRNKKGITR, from the coding sequence ATGAATAATGAAAAAATTAATATTTTAAATCTAACTCAGGAGGAATTGACAGAACTTTTAATATCCCTAGGACTAAAAAAGTTCTATGGAAAAGAAGTTTTTATCTGGTTACATAAAAAGATTGCTAGAAGTTTTGATGAAATGACTAACCTTTCTTTAAAAGATAGAGAGATCTTAAAGGAAAAAACTTATATACCATTTTTTAACTTATTAAAATATCAAGTTTCAAAGATAGATAAGACAGAAAAATTTTTATTTGAGTTAGAAGATGGTGGAACAATAGAAACAGTTCTTTTAAGACATAAAGACTCTAAAAATAAAGAAATTAGAAATACGCTTTGTGTTTCATCACAGGTTGGCTGTCCTGTAAAATGTAGTTTCTGTGCAACAGGACAAAGTGGTTATATGAGAAATCTATCAGTAAGTGAAATTTTAAATCAAGTTTATACAGTTGAAAGAAGACTTAGAAAAAAAGGAGAAAACTTAAACAATTTAGTATTTATGGGAATGGGAGAACCTCTTTTAAATATTGATAATTTAGCTAAATCACTTAGTATAATTTCAAATGAAAATGGAGTTAATATTTCAAAAAGAAAAATTACAATTTCAACTTCTGGTGTAGTTTCAGGTATAGAAAAAATTTTATTGGATAAAATCCCAATAGAACTTGCAGTTTCTTTACATAGTGCCATAAATGAAAAAAGAGATAAAATCATACCAATAAATAAGAACTTCCCATTGGAAGATTTATCAGCTGTTTTAGTTGAATATCAAAAACAGACTAAAAGAAGAGTTACTTTTGAATATATTTTAATTGATAATTTTAATATTTCAGAAACAGATGCCAATGCTTTGGCAGATTTTATACACCAGTTTGACCATGTTGTAAATTTAATACCATATAATGAAGTTGAAGGTGTAGAACACACTAGACCTTCTGTAAAAAAAATAGATAAGTTCTATAATTATTTAAAAAATGTTAGAAAAGTTAATGTAACTCTAAGACAAGAAAAAGGTAGCGATATAGATGGAGCTTGTGGACAACTTAGACAAAGAAATAAAAAGGGGATAACTAGATAA
- a CDS encoding penicillin-binding protein encodes MKKILIFLLGLIGVLFIIGVIAVFGIIFKYRLELPNIQSMVEDYKPQMATIIYDKNNNVVDTLSVEAREVVKLEDVSPYVKDAFLAIEDKQFYSHHGLNFKGIARAVITTFLKGRATQGGSSITQQLAKNAFLTPEKTFSRKVKEAILTYQIERTYTKDEILERYLNEIYYGSGSYGIKNAAEQYFRKDVKDLNIAESALLAGIPNRPTKYDPNRHLENTLHRQKIILKEMYTDGRITKEQYDEALAYKFELENEDNVKNIPANTSIIYNKRTKTTYKNPELTTIVEDYLAEIYDEEQIYTSGLKIYTTIDLEYQKVAKETFNSYAYFKNKGINGAMITLDPFTGGIVSIVGGKNFKAGNFDRATMAKRQLGSSFKPFVYLEALQNGFDPYTVVVNDFVAFGKWAPKNFDGRYTYNSTLVNSLNLSLNVPAVKLLDAITVEAFKEALGDNVKLSSEVKDLTAALGSVDSTPVNVAANFSIFVNGGYIVKPNIIREIRDNQDILIYVAEIEKTKAFDSVDVSVITAMLKTVVSNGTASKARVVDKTGKPIQQGGKTGTTNEHRTAWFVGITPEYVTACYIGRDDNKPMYGKTTGGSAVAPMWAKYYQTLINKGLYTPGKFEFLENYLETGDLVKQNIDIYSGLLDGPNSKEFTVRKGRLQVESAGKYKNGIASVFGLDGNVTGGAGIDMSEGMIIDTGSEEGTVTEGSIGEGTTETGTSNTPSTSTGGNTPPVQNNNSNKDGDSLTNRLLGD; translated from the coding sequence ATGAAAAAAATACTTATTTTTTTATTAGGACTTATAGGAGTATTATTTATTATAGGAGTAATAGCTGTATTTGGGATAATTTTTAAATATAGATTAGAATTACCAAATATTCAAAGTATGGTTGAGGACTACAAACCTCAAATGGCAACAATAATCTATGATAAAAATAATAATGTTGTGGATACTTTGTCTGTTGAGGCAAGAGAAGTTGTTAAACTTGAAGATGTTTCTCCCTATGTAAAGGATGCTTTTTTAGCTATTGAAGATAAACAATTTTATTCTCACCATGGTTTAAATTTTAAAGGAATAGCAAGGGCAGTTATTACAACTTTTTTAAAAGGAAGAGCAACACAGGGTGGAAGTTCTATAACTCAACAGTTAGCTAAAAATGCTTTTTTAACACCTGAAAAAACATTTTCAAGAAAAGTGAAAGAAGCAATTTTAACTTATCAAATAGAAAGAACTTATACAAAAGATGAAATCTTAGAAAGATACTTAAATGAAATATATTATGGTTCAGGTTCTTATGGTATAAAAAATGCAGCAGAACAATATTTTAGAAAAGATGTAAAAGATTTAAATATTGCAGAGTCTGCTTTACTTGCAGGTATTCCAAATAGACCTACAAAGTATGATCCAAATAGGCACTTAGAAAATACCTTACATAGACAAAAAATTATTTTAAAAGAAATGTATACAGATGGAAGAATTACAAAAGAGCAGTATGATGAAGCCTTAGCATATAAATTTGAGCTTGAAAATGAAGATAATGTAAAAAATATTCCTGCTAATACTTCAATAATTTATAATAAAAGAACTAAAACTACATATAAAAATCCTGAGCTTACAACAATAGTTGAAGATTATTTGGCAGAAATTTATGATGAAGAACAAATTTATACTTCTGGATTAAAGATTTATACAACTATTGACTTGGAATATCAAAAAGTAGCTAAGGAAACTTTTAACAGCTATGCATATTTTAAAAATAAAGGTATAAATGGAGCTATGATCACTCTAGATCCATTCACTGGAGGAATAGTATCAATAGTTGGTGGAAAGAATTTTAAAGCTGGTAACTTTGATAGAGCAACTATGGCAAAGAGACAATTGGGATCATCATTTAAACCATTTGTATATTTAGAAGCTTTACAAAATGGTTTTGACCCTTATACTGTTGTAGTAAATGATTTTGTTGCTTTTGGAAAATGGGCACCTAAAAACTTTGATGGTAGATATACATATAACTCTACACTTGTAAATTCATTGAATTTATCTCTAAACGTTCCAGCAGTAAAATTACTAGATGCTATAACTGTTGAAGCCTTTAAAGAAGCTCTTGGAGATAATGTAAAACTATCATCAGAAGTTAAAGATTTAACTGCTGCACTTGGTTCAGTTGATAGTACTCCTGTAAATGTTGCAGCTAACTTCTCTATCTTTGTAAATGGTGGATATATTGTAAAACCTAATATCATAAGAGAAATTAGAGATAATCAAGATATACTTATTTATGTTGCTGAAATAGAAAAAACAAAAGCTTTTGACAGTGTTGATGTAAGTGTTATAACTGCTATGTTAAAAACTGTTGTAAGTAATGGTACCGCATCAAAAGCAAGAGTTGTTGATAAGACTGGTAAACCTATACAACAAGGTGGAAAAACAGGAACAACAAATGAACATAGAACAGCTTGGTTTGTTGGAATCACTCCTGAATATGTAACTGCTTGTTATATTGGTAGAGATGATAATAAACCTATGTATGGAAAAACTACTGGAGGAAGTGCTGTTGCACCTATGTGGGCTAAGTATTATCAAACTCTAATAAATAAAGGTCTATATACACCAGGAAAGTTTGAATTCTTAGAAAACTATTTAGAAACTGGTGACTTAGTAAAACAAAATATTGATATCTACTCTGGTCTATTAGATGGGCCTAATAGTAAAGAATTTACTGTTAGAAAAGGTAGACTTCAAGTTGAAAGTGCAGGTAAATATAAAAATGGTATTGCCTCTGTCTTTGGTTTAGATGGAAATGTAACTGGTGGAGCAGGTATCGATATGTCTGAAGGAATGATAATTGATACTGGAAGTGAAGAAGGTACAGTTACAGAAGGAAGCATAGGTGAAGGAACTACTGAAACTGGAACTTCTAATACTCCTTCTACTTCAACAGGAGGAAATACTCCACCTGTTCAAAATAATAACTCTAATAAAGATGGAGATAGCCTAACAAATAGACTTTTAGGAGATTAG
- a CDS encoding ATP-dependent helicase, with the protein MSNLNKKQFEAVETVNGPVVIIAGPGTGKTKTLVERTVNILVNKEVEAKKIMITTFTNKAAKELELRINERLEELNKNIDISDMYLGTMHSIWTRLIQENITYSNFFDNFELMSGDYEQHFFIYSRLKEYKKLEDYQKFFDNLSYNENKYRSDWQKSSFLRNKINDLNENAIDIESIQTSDIYINFIKSAYKLYEKQLFENNIVDFSYLQVEFLNMLLNNADFLEKINNHFDYIMVDEYQDSNKIQEKILLSISKNKKNICVVGDEDQSIYRFRGASAENILNFSKHFNNDECKCIVLEENYRSVNHIVEFNNKWINAIDWRGNRFEKNIVSMRLDNILSKSVFHVSGSTLDENIRNTVTFIKKLKQNNKITNYNQIAILFSHFKDRSAKKLEDALKKENIEVYSPRTKVFFEMYEVKLTFGIILACFKKYFPEEALDTYLLECLDLARIEIRKDNDFLTWIKEKIENISEYSFNSLNEIFYELLNFSYYKNVLEEKGPIEARANHNLAILSKIFKNFQKYVHSKKISIEDDFSIIKYFFTKYLEILKQSRVDEIFSEEDYPNDCIPFLTIHQSKGLEFPVVIVFSLYSKPNVSGDLSRQTSIDRLINSNSKISEIDKEYFDFYRKFYVAFSRAKNLLVLSCYEKGVSENFKPFFYSVRGVNSLQFDINQINLDEVSKKDERRVLSYTTDIALYRYCPMKYFLVREKEYSTYDKKVFSLGIITHKAIEHINKSFLQKQEIFSDNYIEDLVKNIYKFQNIDLDNNVDRIIDIVKKYIEDEKDNFKYIKKVEASEFRVENNYILYGQIDLILEDENEIKIIDFKTGKYNEIEFSSNYRQQLSLYKLLLQKKYDKEIKTYLYYLEEDEPKKEILIDDEDLKEDFENINKTVQDILDKKFPKIPYNQNICGLCEFKNYCWGIQ; encoded by the coding sequence ATGTCAAATTTGAATAAAAAACAATTTGAAGCAGTTGAAACTGTCAATGGTCCTGTTGTAATAATAGCAGGGCCTGGGACAGGAAAAACAAAAACTCTTGTTGAAAGAACTGTAAATATCCTTGTAAATAAAGAAGTAGAAGCTAAAAAAATTATGATTACTACTTTTACAAATAAGGCTGCTAAAGAATTGGAGCTTAGAATAAATGAAAGACTGGAAGAATTAAATAAAAATATAGATATAAGTGATATGTACTTAGGAACTATGCATTCTATTTGGACAAGACTTATACAAGAAAATATAACTTATTCTAATTTTTTTGATAACTTTGAGCTTATGAGTGGAGATTATGAGCAACACTTTTTTATTTATTCAAGATTAAAAGAATACAAAAAATTAGAAGATTATCAAAAGTTTTTTGATAATCTTTCTTATAATGAGAACAAATATAGAAGTGATTGGCAAAAGAGCTCTTTTCTTAGAAATAAAATAAATGATTTAAATGAAAATGCGATAGATATTGAAAGTATACAAACTTCTGATATCTATATAAATTTTATAAAATCTGCTTATAAACTTTATGAAAAACAACTTTTTGAAAACAATATAGTTGATTTTTCTTATTTACAAGTAGAATTTTTAAATATGCTTTTAAATAATGCTGATTTTTTAGAAAAAATAAATAATCATTTTGACTATATTATGGTTGATGAATATCAAGATAGTAACAAAATTCAAGAGAAGATATTGCTTTCTATTTCCAAAAATAAAAAAAATATCTGTGTCGTAGGAGATGAAGATCAGTCTATATATAGATTTAGAGGAGCAAGTGCAGAAAATATCTTAAACTTCTCTAAACATTTTAATAATGATGAATGTAAATGTATAGTATTAGAGGAGAACTATCGTTCAGTAAATCATATAGTTGAATTTAATAATAAGTGGATTAATGCAATAGATTGGCGTGGAAATAGATTTGAAAAAAATATAGTGTCAATGAGATTAGATAATATTTTAAGTAAAAGTGTTTTTCATGTTTCTGGAAGTACCTTAGATGAAAATATCAGAAATACTGTAACTTTTATAAAAAAGTTAAAACAAAATAATAAAATTACAAATTATAATCAAATTGCTATCTTATTTTCACATTTTAAAGATAGGTCTGCAAAAAAATTAGAAGATGCTTTAAAAAAAGAAAATATTGAAGTTTATTCTCCAAGAACAAAAGTTTTCTTTGAAATGTATGAAGTAAAATTAACTTTTGGAATAATTTTAGCTTGTTTTAAAAAATATTTCCCAGAAGAAGCACTTGACACATATTTATTAGAGTGTCTAGATTTAGCAAGAATAGAAATTAGAAAAGATAATGATTTTTTAACTTGGATAAAAGAGAAAATTGAAAATATTTCTGAATATAGTTTCAACTCTTTAAATGAAATTTTTTATGAATTATTAAATTTTTCTTATTATAAGAATGTTTTAGAAGAAAAAGGTCCTATTGAAGCAAGGGCTAATCATAATCTAGCCATACTTAGTAAGATATTTAAAAACTTTCAAAAGTATGTACATTCTAAAAAGATAAGTATTGAAGATGATTTTTCTATAATTAAATATTTTTTCACAAAATATTTAGAAATCTTAAAACAGTCAAGGGTTGATGAGATTTTTTCTGAGGAAGATTATCCTAACGACTGTATTCCATTTTTAACTATACACCAATCAAAAGGTTTAGAATTTCCAGTAGTTATTGTCTTTTCACTATATTCTAAACCAAATGTAAGTGGAGATTTATCAAGACAGACAAGTATAGATAGACTTATTAATTCAAATTCTAAAATTTCTGAAATAGATAAAGAATATTTTGATTTTTATAGAAAATTCTATGTAGCTTTTAGTAGAGCAAAAAATTTATTAGTTTTAAGTTGCTATGAAAAAGGAGTTTCTGAAAACTTTAAACCTTTTTTCTATTCAGTTCGTGGAGTAAATAGTTTACAATTTGATATTAATCAAATAAATTTAGATGAAGTTAGTAAAAAAGATGAAAGAAGAGTTTTATCATATACAACTGATATTGCACTTTATAGATATTGCCCTATGAAATATTTTTTAGTGAGAGAAAAAGAATATTCAACTTATGATAAAAAAGTATTTAGTTTAGGAATAATAACTCACAAGGCAATAGAGCATATAAATAAATCATTTTTGCAAAAACAAGAGATTTTTTCTGATAACTATATAGAAGATTTAGTGAAAAATATCTATAAGTTTCAAAATATAGATTTAGATAACAATGTAGATAGGATAATTGATATTGTTAAAAAATATATTGAAGATGAAAAAGATAATTTTAAATATATAAAAAAGGTTGAAGCCTCTGAATTTAGGGTTGAAAACAATTATATTCTATATGGACAAATAGATTTAATTTTAGAAGATGAAAATGAAATTAAAATTATAGATTTTAAAACTGGAAAATATAATGAAATTGAGTTTTCTTCTAATTATAGGCAACAGTTATCACTATATAAATTACTTCTTCAAAAAAAATATGATAAGGAGATAAAAACTTATCTATATTATTTAGAAGAAGATGAGCCTAAAAAGGAAATTCTTATTGATGATGAAGATTTAAAAGAAGATTTTGAAAATATAAATAAAACCGTTCAAGATATTTTGGATAAGAAATTTCCTAAAATTCCATATAATCAAAATATCTGTGGGCTTTGTGAATTTAAAAACTATTGTTGGGGGATACAATGA
- a CDS encoding exonuclease SbcCD subunit D has protein sequence MKIAHCSDLHLGKRFSGNKDYVKKRYMDFFNAFATFVNKVEKIKPDVCLIAGDIFDKKEINPDILSKTEYLFKRLRDNVKKDIIAIEGNHDNSRILEESWLEYLQEQNILKVFYYNKDFEEKNYLKIDDINFYPVGYPGFMIDEALTKLSEKLNPQEKNIVIVHTGISGSTDTLPGLVSTSILDLFKDKVIYIAGGHIHSFTTYPKEKPYFFVSGSLEFSNVQNEKSDKKGFILFDTDTLNYEFIELEHRKRIKKDFSYSNFSNLEIEFENFVKELNLTGEEILVISISLNNNDYINTESLENIAEKNGALKTYILIKNILNIGAGEENNSDLSIDELEKNLINTWNISEIEKFSKSFGRLKELFSNDDRDSFLELFDKTLEVNEDDN, from the coding sequence ATGAAAATAGCACATTGTTCAGATTTACATTTAGGTAAAAGGTTTAGTGGAAATAAAGATTATGTCAAAAAAAGATATATGGATTTTTTTAATGCTTTTGCAACTTTTGTTAATAAGGTAGAGAAAATAAAACCTGATGTATGCTTAATTGCAGGAGATATTTTTGATAAAAAAGAAATTAATCCTGATATACTTTCTAAAACTGAATATCTATTTAAAAGACTAAGAGATAATGTCAAAAAAGATATAATAGCTATTGAAGGAAATCACGATAATTCTAGAATTTTAGAAGAGTCTTGGCTTGAATACCTACAAGAACAAAATATTTTAAAAGTCTTTTACTACAATAAAGATTTTGAAGAAAAAAACTATTTAAAAATAGATGATATAAATTTTTATCCAGTAGGCTATCCTGGTTTTATGATAGATGAAGCCTTGACTAAACTTTCTGAAAAACTAAATCCCCAAGAAAAAAATATAGTTATAGTTCATACTGGAATTTCTGGAAGTACAGATACTTTACCTGGATTGGTTTCAACTTCCATATTAGATTTATTTAAAGATAAGGTTATATATATTGCAGGTGGGCATATACATTCATTTACAACTTATCCAAAGGAAAAACCTTACTTTTTTGTTTCAGGTTCTTTGGAGTTTTCTAATGTTCAAAATGAAAAATCTGATAAAAAAGGCTTTATCTTATTTGATACTGATACTCTAAACTATGAATTTATAGAGTTAGAGCATAGAAAAAGAATAAAAAAAGATTTTTCATATAGTAATTTTTCAAATTTAGAAATTGAGTTTGAAAATTTTGTTAAAGAATTAAATTTAACAGGTGAAGAAATCTTAGTTATTTCTATATCTCTAAACAACAATGACTATATAAACACTGAAAGTTTAGAAAATATTGCTGAAAAGAATGGAGCTTTAAAAACATATATTCTAATTAAAAATATTTTAAATATAGGAGCTGGTGAAGAAAATAACTCTGATTTAAGCATAGATGAATTAGAAAAAAATTTAATAAATACTTGGAATATCTCTGAAATTGAAAAATTTTCTAAAAGTTTTGGCAGACTTAAAGAACTATTTTCAAATGACGATAGAGATAGTTTTTTAGAATTATTTGATAAAACTTTGGAGGTGAATGAAGATGATAATTAA